The window CTTATCTGGGTTGCATTCCTATGACCCAATACTTGAATCACACTCTTCTCATCCGTTCCCCATCCTGAATTACCCACCGTACGTGATCACTTTATGTTGTTACAAACCTTACATATACATTTTCTTTGCAAACCTCATATAAATATGGTtgatataattaaacaaaaatgaaagaataATAAACAATGTACCTTTGAAAGCTTTGTTGAGGGTCTCAGAGTCTTGAGTGGGAGAAGGAACTTGTTGTGGTATTCGCAAAGTAGCCATTGATGTCCTTCTTTACTTCTTTGTTGTTGTGTTGAGGTTGTCACAACAATTGTGGAATATAAATATTGTTTCAAACTCTATAAAGAGCTTTTAGTTGAGTTGTTTGAGGGAAATAgaaatccttatttttttttaagtatgaagtttaaaatatgtaattatttatttgtataaaattaattattaacagctcataattttgattaaaaataaaaaaataaaaatcgttTGACCTCAAGTTGCACGTTTTATTTgttgttatattttaattggTAAGTTTGATACCTGTCACGATTTATCTTTATTACTccttttctttattcttttcttaTGCATGTTAGCAATCATAAATAACgatttgtaatatatatgaagAGAAATTTCCAGAATGATGACGATTGAAAACTACGCTCCGTAGTCCATGTGTTTCTTCATTGGTATTTTAATCATGAGGAAATCCAATTTAGGTggtaaaaacttataaatttaacatgaattgaaatcttaattttttgttatcCTAAACAcatcatttttaattattaaagttaTTAGGTAATCCATCTTAATCATTTAAACTAACGATAATTGGTGATTAAGTTTTCAATTGTTTCGTATCCTAAGGGGGAAGGAGTGGAGGGCGAGATGGAGGAGGGCTCGCGAGCTGGAGAGGGTTTCAGCTGCCATGTGAGCGAGATCGCAACGAGAACTTAGCTCGCAGGGTTGAAGGAGAAAGGGGTGAAAGTGTAATTATTTCTAGGGCCGTTCATATTATGGTCCAAACCGAGAAAACCGAGAAACCGGACCGATTTTGGACCGAAACCGAGTAGAACCGAGATCATCGGTCCAGTCCACGGTTCCTTAATTTCATGTCATTCGGTTCTCGGTTCGGTCCCTGTTAAACCGAGAAAACCTTCGGTTTGGACCGAACCGAGGTATATGTTGCCTATaattcaaattttcaaatattcaatataagtTTAAGCAGGGATTTTGAGACTTTTTAATTGTGACaagtatttttcttattatttggTGTTTTTGAGACTTTATTTGCTACTAAGATTGACACTTTCTGTACTATTGAgcttaatcttattttttgaagcattttttgTTATTGTGAATGCAAATTATGAATGCATAAATGTTAGCTTGTACTCAGGTCAGAGACGCAGCCACGCAGGTACTCAGCTCTGAACTGTACTGTGTATGATTGTATCAAATTATATAGAAATTGTTGGTTTGATCTAAAGTTAAAGTTTAAAATGGACTTGTATGGATTTTGGTACAAGTGGTCCAACTTGTAGAAGCTTGTAATGTATTAATATTATATCAAAACTCCAAAAGTCATTGTCCATATTTTCGTGTTGCATACTTGATTCACTGCAATCTGCATTAGTACACTAGTACATTGGGCATTTTGCTATATGGCTTGGATTCTTGACTTCTTattaaaactcaaaaacatatatgtatgataTATCTCATATAAATATTTCTAGATAAGCAACTTGCTTGCATTATTATTCATGAacaacaaaaactcaaaaagtatGGCTGAAATCAAACAAACATGACTAAAAATAAAGCTCAACACTTGGTCCTCGGTCCAACCTTTTAGACCCGAAAACCGAATATAAACTGAGCATGGACCGAACCGAAGACATCGGTCCGGTCCTCGGTTTTAAATTTCTGAACAAACGGTCCTCGGTTCGGTCTTGTACAAGTCCGGTTCAGTCCGGTTCTTGAACCGTGAACACCcttaattatttcaaattgTCATTTGAGTATACACTTAGACACGCCAGGGGTATAAAGTGACAAATCTACCAAactctttcttttatttattatttattatttttttaactgttGTGTatgtttatattgttttttttctctaaCCTTTTagcttcttattttttttagcaaagTGAAATTTTAGCATGAGTTTTTTTTCCAAcatgtaatgtgttttgttattaataaaacatataaattaaaaaagggttagttatgtaaaatttataaatgttaaggatgaattattaaaatgtgaagaaaaaatTAAGAGTAATggttgccactaaaaaaaggttgaagaatTGAAATGAGGTGGAATAATTTAATTAGATAGTTTAAGGGAGATGAGAGGGTTGAGCCTCCACCTAAAAACATTTAAGTGCATATTGGATCTAAACATATATCAATGGAGGTAACACACTTTCAAATATTGTTTAACAAAAAATGTTATTGTGGGCTGCTTAGTGGACTAATTAATCTTGAACAATGAAGGCTAGACCAATTGGCTGGATACCTTAGGTCATGTGTTCGACTTTCGAGAGTGATATGTCCTGAgggttttcttttgaattacGTGTAACGGTTCATAGTTTATATCTCGTAACTTAGACTACGTACAGGACTTTATCATTATATGGTGAGGTGTCTCCTAATGTCGAATACCGACTTAttgttaaagtttttttttattatttacatgttaacatttaattaaatgattttaGATATTTGTTATCTATATTGGTATGTTTATTTGAAGTTTATCTCTAGcctatataataaatttatagcTTAAAAATGTTGATTGGTCAACCGTCTACCTAATCGGATAAATAATAATCTATTAAAACTGGCCAGCtgtacaaatacatatataaattatacatctAGAAAAACGTATAAAAGATCCATATCTCGTCTTAGGTAGGATTTATATTTTtgcttttatactactgtaTATTGAATAAAAAACTACAGAAAATCGCAAGTCATAAGTATTGAATGATTGAAAAATGCATATAAATAGCCAGTTAACTAGCGAGCTTGCCTCATTGTCCTCCTCGTCACATATATTGTGTGTGTGTCAGAAATGGCTTTTCCTGAAGAAGTTGTAACTGTCAACAAAGCCTTCTCAGGTcccctttattttaattaattcactATCCTctaatagtttattattattgttattattattactccatgttattattattattaataatttcatagtaaattaaagaaattactagataactttttaatagacttaataataaatttaataaattcagtcaaatttcataTTGTTTTAAGAAAGTCGTACGTACGTGGTTCAAGTTAATATTAGTTCCCATAAATATAATACAAGTTAATCATGATTATTAACGATATGATTTCACTCTTCGATCCATTAATTTATATGTTGGTTGTGAGAACATTAGAAACATATATGAGGAGGCCGcaaattacaaattaattattaagcTAGTTTGTTGCAATTTGTAGGACTTGGAATCGATGAGAAGTCACTGATATCAATATTGGGGAAGTGGGATAAAGATGAGCTAAAATCATTCAGATTAGGGACTCCACGTTTCTTTGGCGAGGATGATCGTTGTTTCGAGAAATTGGTGCAACATCAAATTAAGCAATTAAATACTAACTTTTTGCGCTTTAAAGTAAGTATATAGTATACATCTTGTGTGCAACTGTCAAATAGATTTAGTAACAAATGTCAATAAATTAATTATCTAATTGATGGATTAATATATCATGTGTAATGAACAAATAATGGGTATGAGATTACTTATCCTGTtatatatggattttttttgtttttcagaaTGCAGTGGTATTGTGGACAATGCACCCATGGGAAAGGGATGCTCGGTTGATGAATGATGCACTGTTAGATGGGCCGAAATCGTATAACGTCATCGTAGAGATCGCATGCACAAGATCTTCAGAAGAGCTACTTGGTGCAAGACGAGCTTATCACTCCCTCTTTGAACGTTCCATTGAAGAAGATGTTGCTTCTTATGTCACTACAGATGAACGCAAGGTCGGTACTCGGTAACTACTTTTGAAAAACTTAATTTTGAAAGGATAAGTATCCTAGAATGTAACAAAcattggacgaatgtctatagtagggaaataactaaagttttgtgtattgtatgtaaacaactttaaaaaatgtttattgtatgtaagaaaacatacgtgacaaccatataaaggtgccacttgtctgattttaattggttgaatacattttcttacatacaataaacattattttcgagttgtttacatacaatacacacaactttagttatttcctactatagacattcgttcaaagtttgttacattagaAGATACTTATCCCAATTTTGAATACTAATTAAACGCAATAGATAAATAATTAGTCGAGTAAATGCAAATAGTAAAATCTTGCTAGTTGCTACGCATTAGCTATATTGCTAAACAATACATGTAATTGACAGTGATACTATCTCTTGCCAATTCTTTCATTCTATatatcttgtatatatatggtattAAAATGGTAGTCGTATGTATTGTTAAACAGCTTTTGGTAGCACTGGTTAGTGCCTATCGTTACGAAGGTCCAAAAGTGAATGAAGAAGTTGCAAAAGTTGAAGCCAAAACTTTCTTGAATGCTTTGAAAAACGCCAACAAAAAGAACCCTCTCTTGGATGATGATGTTGTCACTATATTAGCGACCAGAAGCAAACTACATATCAATTCATTGTTCAAGTATTACAAAGAAATCAGTGGCAGCTCTGTCTATGAGGTAACCCTTCTGATAAATTAAACAATATAGAGACTCTTGATTTGACGGTATTTACTACATAAAGGTTTTGGGGCTTCGAGGCCTCGATTTACTTATATGAAACTAAATACTAATGCAACAATGCTCATGCATATCATCATCtactaaccaaaaaaaaaaaaaattaataaaaaatagattacTACATAGGTTATAGGTTTTTATCTTAAGGTAATCAATTTTATCTTGATCTACAAATTCATCAAAGTATGGGTACGTGTTCTTGAATTGTTCAAAGTTCTAAGAACGTGCTTTAAAATTTGATAAGAATCCGAGATCATAAATTAGTAGGGACCAAATAAGACGTGCTATCCACATGATTATTAATGTTAACAAAACACGTTTTGATAATAAATGACAATGACAGGgctgtttttattataaaaattactccctccgtcccaatttaagtGTCCTCATTTGATTTGTTGAGTCTTTCTactctaactttgaccgtaagtatttttgtttgtataatataatacttaataaaagttatatcaatgaaaaatacatccAAAGctcaatctattcatatattttacaccAATTATGGCTTCACACACACGAAacaatttacggtcaaagttacgAAAGAAAGACTTCgaaagtcaaaataggacatttaaattgggacgaagggagtatgtgtttataaaaaaactagCTTTGTACCTGCGCGATGTGGCGGAGCATAGGAAAAAAAGCTGGTTAATTTGGAGAGGGAATAGGGAatttaaaagggtaaaatagggaATTTAAAGGTAGAATGTTTAGTTTGGagaggggtagtttgtttatatagggagtatattaaaagggtaaaatagggaatttaaaggtagtgtaaattaaaagggtaaaatagaaaatttaaaggtagagtgtttaatttggagaGGGGTAACTTGTTTATATAGGAAATATAGATAACTTGATTATATGTGGCATAATATAcgaatgttaaataaaatattgtacaataattatatatcttttatacaCATTTTAACGTGTTAAATAAGACAcgttaagattaagattatatatatatatatcaatgttcAGATTCTAAATCTCAACGTGTTTAATAAGACACAAATCTCAATGTATTAATTGTTATAATTTATATGCGGAagtactaaataaaacaaataagacaatatattgacccttagatcatggttaaaataatgcatgaagattcacgagacaaatgatgcatgatgattttcatgatgcactgtgattttcaatgaaagaaacctattgttttatttgttctACGTTAatactctttttattttacctaaaaccttattatatattgttataaaattagagtgtctaaaaattcaccaataTGCTAGATACACACCTATATAATCATTagtttaactaattatcttatcaaaatattttttttccttcctaattattaaatatctcaCTAAATAAAAcctcatttattattttttttttcatttctaaccaatttttaactttatttcattaacataatgtatatgtttcttaatgaactttttttaatattttaaataaaaagtacaacatatgtttcttaataaactttttttttaaatattctttTATGTAAAAATCAAACATGCAACactaatcaaaaataaatatttcaaaaacaatacCAAATACAATgacattaaaatatcaaatcagTTATATCGATAAAAACTATTTCATGCGGACAAAGTTGATCATATAAATTTAAACGTTGTATAGGtgaaatagaaaattaaaaatttacaaactAACCCATCTTAGCATATGAGAGTACTTATAACATGTTCTTTTTATtaacataattaattttttcaaatattttaatctCCCATATATTCACACCGACAGACTCTTAAAAGGGAAGCTTTGGCCTTGACTTTGTAATCAATCCATTAATCTTTTACATgacttaaaataataataataataattaaaaaacataaaatttatataattggattattaatattatttaatatatatataaagatatgtaattaattttaatttgatgtattaaatgTAATGTTTGAGCAGAATTAATATGTTGTAATTAATGTTAATGTttgttataaacttttttaaatagcacattgaaaatataaatgaaaaaaaaagtttgaccaaaaattaatgatatagtGTTTCTTTAATAAATGAGGTTTCTATAGTAGGTCCATATAAAATAATGTACAATAATGGTATAAAGTTAAAT is drawn from Erigeron canadensis isolate Cc75 chromosome 9, C_canadensis_v1, whole genome shotgun sequence and contains these coding sequences:
- the LOC122582992 gene encoding annexin D4, with translation MAFPEEVVTVNKAFSGLGIDEKSLISILGKWDKDELKSFRLGTPRFFGEDDRCFEKLVQHQIKQLNTNFLRFKNAVVLWTMHPWERDARLMNDALLDGPKSYNVIVEIACTRSSEELLGARRAYHSLFERSIEEDVASYVTTDERKLLVALVSAYRYEGPKVNEEVAKVEAKTFLNALKNANKKNPLLDDDVVTILATRSKLHINSLFKYYKEISGSSVYEDLQAALILSDIVECFCIPPAYFSKVMEAAMVKEADENTREGLTRVIVTRADIDMKYIKEEYYRTYKCKLSERIDGATNGNYKDFLLSLIFREEKI